The following nucleotide sequence is from Alkalihalobacillus sp. LMS39.
AGGAGAAGTAGCGGAAGTAGGCACAACATTATTTACGATTGTTCCAGAAGGTACGGTTGTCGAAGAGAAAAACGAGCAGATGAATAACGAAAATTCAGTTGAACAAATGAAACAAGAAAAACGTGCAACACCAACTGAAATAAACCGAGGTCGCGCTTTAGCAACACCGTATGTTCGGCAACTTGCAAGAGAGTGGAAAGTCGACCTAGAACAAGTGAAAGGCACTGGTCCAGCAGGAAGAATTACGGAAGATGATTTACAACGCTTTGTGAACGATGCTAAAGCAGAAGTCCTAGTACAGAAAGAACTGGTGAGTCAAGAAAAACAAAAAGAAGCGCCGCAAGAAAAAACGGTGACCAAGGATCTGAATAAACCAGAAAAAAGAATTCCAATGAAAGGGATTCGTAAAAAAATTGCAGAGCATATGGTGAAGTCCGTTTCCACCATTCCACACGTTACTCATGTGGATGAAATGGAAATGGGACCATTAAAAGAGATTCGTGAACAGCTTAAACCGTATGCGGAAGAGAAAAGTATTAAACTAACATTCCTACCATTTTTTATAAAAGCAATTGTTACGGCATTAAAAGAATTTGAAACGTTAAATGCCTCGATAGACGATGAGACAAACGAAATTATTGTGAAGCAATATTATCATATTGGAATCGCAACAGATACGAAAGATGGATTGGTTGTTCCTGTCATTAAAGATGCGGATCGAAAAAGCATTTTTGAGCTTGCCGCAGAAATTTCACAGCTAGCAACACAAGCGCGAGAAGGAACACTCGCATTACATCAAATCACAGGAAGTACATTTACGATTAGTAATGTTGGTCCGATTGGTGGAATGCAGGCGACCCCAATTATTAATCACCCAGAAGTCGCCATTCTAGCATTGCATAAAATGGAACCGCGTATGGTCGTACGAGATTGGGAAGGGGTCATTCGCCTAATGATGAATATGTCGTTGTCGTTTGATCACCGGATTATTGACGGCGTAACTGCAGTGAAATTTACAAATCGTTTGAAAGAATTACTAGAAAAGCCGAATCTATTATTTATGGAGATGAGTTAAATGGTCGTTGGAGAAGTGGCTGTAGAAACAGACGTCGTTGTCATTGGGGGAGGCCCCGGTGGTTATGCCGCAGCGATTCGTCTAGGACAACTTGGAAAATCAGTCGTGTTAATTGAAAAAGATGCATTAGGCGGCGTATGTTTAAATCGTGGCTGTATCCCATCAAAAGCACTTATTCATACAGCTAATGAATTTCATAAACTGCCAACTCTTCGTAATATGGGGATTGCGATTGGAGACACAAAGGCGACGATCGATTTAGGCCAATGGCAAGGCTGGAAACAACAAATCGTGCATCAACTTAGCTCAGGTGTAGCTCATTTATGTGAAAAGAATGGTGTTACGGTTGTAAAAGGTGAAGCTACATTCTTATCAGATAATCGAATCGGTGTTGAAACTGGTGGTGATTTTGAAACTTACAAATTCGAAAAAGCGATTATTGCTACCGGTTCAAGGCCGCTGATTCCTTCTTTTTTACAAGTAGATGGTTCTTATATATTAGATTCGACTGCCGCACTTGAATTAACAGAAGTGCCTTCAACATTAACGATCGTCGGTGGAGGTTATATTGGAATCGAGATGGGAATGGCATTTGCAAAGCTAGGAACAGATGTGACGATTGTTGAAATGGGCGAACAAATATTGCCGCAACTTGCTAGTCATCAAGCAAAAGAAGTAGCAAGACAAGCGAAAAAGATAGGAATGACGATAAAAACGTCAACTAAAGTAGAGAAAGCAGAAATAGAAAACGGTAAAGTTCAAATCGAAGTCACATCAGAGAAAAAAGGAACGGAACACATCGAGAGTGAAAAAGTATTAGTGACAATTGGACGAAGACCGAATACAGAGAATATTGGTTTAGACCAAGCAGGGGTTTCAATAGATGAACGGGGATTAATCCATGTTGATGAGCAATGTAGGACAAATGTGCCCCATATTTTTGCGATTGGGGACATCACACCAGGTGTCGCATTAGCTCATCGCGCATCAAAACAAGGAATTGTGGCAGCCGAAGTCATTGGTGGAATCGCAAGTGCGGTTGATTCGCCTTATATTCCTTATGTAATTTTTTCTGACCCACAAGTCGCTGGAGTAGGGTTAACGGAAGCTGAAGCAAAGCAACAAGGCCATACGGTTAAGACAGGAAGGTTTCCATTCAAAGCAAACGGACGTGCATTGGCGACAAATGAAACAGATGGATTTGCAGAGGTCATTGTTGATGCAGATACCCATTTATTACTTGGGATGCATGTCGTCAGTAGCGATGCTTCGAATTTAATTGGCGAAGGTGTGTTAGCATTAGAGCTCGCCGCGAGAGTAGAAGATGTGGCGATGAGTATTCATCCACATCCAACATTAACAGAAGGATGGCTAGAAGCAGCAGAAGCCGCACTTGGTCATGCGATTCATATTCTAAACAAATAAGGAGACCTTTTTGGGCTCCTTTTTCTAGTGATAAGAAAGCATAAAAATTTTGGTATAGCAGTGAAGCTTTGAATGCTTATTTTAGAAGAGCGAAGCGTTTTTCTTTATTTAGTGGTCTGGTTAGAGAGCTTACGGACACCTGTTCCGTTATCTATTGGTTTTTTAGGGTATTTTCAATTTGTAAAGGACATCTGTTCCGTTATTTCATCATGTGATGGGAAATTTCTCGTCAGATTAGGTGAATAACGGAACTGATGTCCAAAACGATCGGTAAAAAGAACAATTTCACAGATTTAACGGAACAAATGTCCGTGAGCATAGAACATGGTTATATTACTTTGAAAATGACGTGAATGTTGTGAAATAATATTGTAAAATAAAGATGTAAAATACTTCATACATAGGAGAAAATATGACAACGAAAACTCAATCTCAAGTTCAAATGAAATCAGATATTGAAATTGCATACGAAGCCAAAATGGTAAAAATCGAAGAAATTTGTGCAAATCTCGGATTGAAGGAAGAAGAGTGGGAGCCTTATGGAAGGTATAAGGCGAAATTGTCGTTAGATATTTTAAAAAAGGAAAAAACAAAGGAAGCTAAAATCATCTTAGTCACTTCTATTAATCCAACTCCAGCAGGAGAAGGAAAATCAACAGTTACTGTAGGACTTGGTCAAGCATTAAATAAAGTCGGGAAAAAAGCAATTATTGCACTGCGTGAACCGTCGCTTGGACCAACTATGGGAATTAAAGGTGGCGCTAGTGGTGGTGGGTATTCGCAAGTGATGCCTATGGAAGAAATAAATCTCCACTTCACAGGTGATCTTCATGCGATTACAACTGCAAATAATGCATTAGCCGCTTTACTTGACAATCACATTCACCAAGGAAACGAATGTGGTCTGGATGTTCGAAGAATTGTGTGGAAGCGAGTGGTTGATTTGAATGACCGAGCGCTTCGTCAAGTAACGATTGGGTTAGGTGGTCCAACCCAAGGTGTGCCACGTGAAGATGGGTTTAACATTACCGTTGCTTCTGAAATCATGGCAATTCTATGTTTAGCAACAAGTCTTGAAGATTTAAAAGAAAGATTAGCTCGTATCGTTGTTGGTTATAGACCAGATAAATCACCGGTAACGGTAAAGGATTTAGGTGTTCAAGGTGCCCTTACGTTATTATTAAAAGAAGCGATAAAACCGAATGTAGTGCAAACATTAGAAAATACCCCAGCAATCATTCACGGTGGACCATTTGCTAATATTGCACATGGATGTAATAGTGTGATTGCAACGAAAATGGCAAGTAAGCTTGGAGATTATGTTGTCACAGAAGCTGGATTTGGTGCCGATTTAGGCGCGGAAAAGTTCTTAAATATTAAAGCGAGAACAGCTGATATTCATCCAGATATTGTTGTTATCGTGGCGACTATTCGTGCATTAAAAATGCATGGTGGAGTTCAAAAATCAGAGCTAACAAAGGAAAATGTGGAAGCCTTATCAAAAGGGATTGAGAATTTACAAAAGCATATTGAAACGATTCAAGCTTTTGGATTACCACTTGTTGTAGCGATTAATCGTTTCCATACAGATACTGAACAAGAAGTTAAGCGTTTAACCGAATGGTGTGAAGAGAATGACATTCAAGTCGCCTTAACCGAAGTATGGGAAAAAGGTGGAGAAGGTGGAATAGACCTTGCTCATACTGTACTAGATGTCATGGATAAAAAAGAAAGTCAATACACACCACTGTATGATGTAAAAGATACTGTTCAAGAAAAAATCGAAACGATTGCGAAAAAAGTATATGGGGCAAAAGGGGTAGAATTTACTTCTGCTGCGATAAAGCAAATAAAGCAATGTGAGGATAATGGATGGGGGGACTTGCCAATTTGTATGGCAAAAACGCAATACTCTCTTTCTGATAATCCGACATTACTTGGCAGACCAGAAAACTTTACAATTACGATTCGAGAAATTCGCGCTTCGGTTGGCGCGGGTTTTATCGTAGCATTAACTGGCGATGTGATGACAATGCCTGGATTACCAAAACAACCAGCTGCACTTAAAATGGATGTTTCAAAAGACGGGGTTGTGTCGGGTTTGTTTTAGTGAAGGTGTTGAATACGAGAAAGTATTCAAGCTATAATTAAATGAGGAAAAAAGTGTTAAGAGCTGAAAGTCGTTTTCGGCTCTTTTCTTTATCGTTTAGGAAACTACAAAATAGTCGACCTGTGTATACCATTGCTCTAATGTTTATGGTAATGAAGCGGCCATGAAAACCGTTATCTGTGAACATTACTAGAGTTTTGGAACGTTGGTGGACACAGGAGCAGTTAATCATCATATATCGCTAGGAATAGAGTTGCTTTTGCGTGAATAAGCGCTCCTGTGGCCGCTAAAAAACGGAAACCCGTATCATGTTCACAAATAAAGGCTGCTCTGACCGCAAAAATGATGTGGAGTCAATAGAACCTAATTGTTTGTACAAGCTATTTATTCGCGTGTCTAAACCTTGAATTTGTTCTCGGAAGCTGTTTTTGTAACCTTCATTGCTTTGGTATCGTATAAATCATAGTAGAAAAATTCACATGTAAAGAGGTGAGAACATGGATACAAGCACATTTGGTTCAATCATATATCAATTGCTAGCGTTTTTAATCTTATTTGGAATTATCATAGGAATTTTTTATGCCATTCGATCAATGACTACAAGAAATAAAAAGCTCGATCGAATCGAAGCGTCTATAGAAGAGGTGAGAGAAAAACTAAATAAAGAAGAAAAAGAGTAAAAACGAGGTGAATCAAAATCAAACCGATTATTGAAATTAAGGACTTAACGAAAAACTTTAATAATCATATGGTATTACGAGCGATCGACCTAAAAGTATATGAAGGACAAATTATCGGTTATATCGGACCAAACGGGGCAGGAAAAAGTACAACTGTCAAAATTATGTTAGGTCTCATTGAAGATTATTTTGGTGAAGTAAACATTTTTGGGGAATCGATTAAAGACAATATTATATATAAAAAACGAATTGGGTATGTTCCTGAAACGGCTGAAATATATGATAGTTTAACAGCTTGCGAATATTTAAGCTTCATTGGTGAGTTATATGGGATGGAACAAGATATCGCACGAGAAAAAGCGGAGAAGTTAATCGCAACATTTGATTTAACAGATGTGTTTCACACTCGAATTTCTTCTTACTCAAAAGGGATGAGACAAAAAGTTCTTCTCATTTCTAGCTTATTACATAACCCTGATTTGTTATTTTTAGATGAACCTTTAAGTGGATTAGATGCGAATAGTGTAATGATAGTAAAAGAAATCTTAGCCCAACTAGCAGCACAAGGGAAAACGATTTTCTATTCTTCTCATATTATGGACGTAGTTGAAAAAATAAGTAATCGAATTGTATTACTTGCAGATGGAAGAATTATCGCTGATGGAAGCTTTGATGAACTAAAAGCAAAAAGTACAGAAGGAACACTAGAAGCAATTTTTAATCAACTGACAGGATTTAACGAACATAAGGAAATTGCCGAACAATTTGTTTCAATTGTACAAGAGGTGAGGTAATGGACCAGTTTTTAACATTACGAATCCTCGATAAATTCAAATTTATTTTTGTGAAAATGGGTGTCGACTATCGAGTGATGAGGCAAATTCTAGTCTTGAAACTTCTCATGGACCAACGACGAGTGCCTACGGTATTTTCGCAGTCGGCCTCAAATAAAAAACGCGAAGGAAATCAGTTTGTTAAGTCGCTATGGTTGTATGCTTTGTTAGGGTTATTTTTACTTCCTTTTTTGTTTTTAGGAGATGCTTTTTTATTTCAAATGAGTTTAATCTATACGATAATCATGTTTTTCCTCATGACATCGATGATTTCTGACTTTTCTACAGTGTTGCTTGATATTCGAGACAAAGTCATTCTAGGAACAAAGCCAGTGTCTAAGCGGACAATGAATGCAGCAAAAATCGTTCACATTTTGATTTATATGTTTTTTTTAACAGCGGCCATTATCACGATTCCGCTACTCGTTTCTTTTTTTCAGCATGGGGTTTTGTTTTTTCTTTTATTTATAAGTCATATTGTGTTGATAAATTTGTTTATCGTTGTTTTTACAGGTGTTATTTATATTGTTGTTTTGCACTTCTTTGACGGAGAACGTTTAAAAGATATGATCAATTATGTGCAAATCTCGTTATCGATTGCGATTATTATAGGGTATCAACTTGTTATTCGCTCTTTCGATTTAATTGGGCTAGATATTTCCTTTGAGCCAATGTGGTGGCAACTATTCATTCCACCAATATGGTATGCAGCTATGTTTGAAGTGTTTTTACATGGTGCGTCTGAACCACTATTATATGTATTCGTTGCTCAAGCCATTGTCATTCCGTTTATCAGCATCGCGATTTATATTAAACTTATGCCGAAGTTTGAGCAAAACTTAGAAAAACTAGCGAATCAACCGACAGATCAGAAACAGAAAGGACGATGGGTTGACGTTTGTGCTAAACTGTTTTGTTTGAACCAATCAGAAAAAGCGATATTTCGATTTGCGAGTCGATTAATACAACATGAACGAGAATTTAAATTAAAAGTGTACCCACAAATTGGTCTCACTCTCGTCATTCCATTTCTTTTTATATTTTCAGAACTTAGAATAAGCACATGGGAAGAAATAAAGATGAGCAACTGGTATTTTTCCATTTACTTTTGTGTGATTTTAATCCCAACACTTGTCTTAATGTTAAAGTTTTCTGGGACATACAAAGGCTCTTGGATATATAAAGCGACACCAATTACTAGACTAGAATCGATTTATAAAGGAGCATTAAAAGCCGTTTATATTCGATTGTTTTTCCCTATCTTTCTATTATTAAGTGTGTTTTTTTGCTTTATCTTTTCACTAGCAATTATTCCACACCTTGTTATTGTATTTATCAGTTCCTTCCTATTTATGGTTCTTTCTTATAAAATGTTAAACGGTAAGACATTACCGTTTACGGAATCCTTTTCATCGGCACAACAAGCAGACGGGTTTAAATTCTTTATCCTCTTTATTATTTTTGCGTTGTTTGCTGGAATTCATATAGCGGTCAGCTTGCTTATTCCGTATGGAGTTTATATTTATCTGCCTCTTTTACTGATTATTACATGGTTTGGATGGAAAAGGGCGTTTAATGTGACCACTTGAAACGGAAAGACGCTCCACGTTTTTCTTAAGAAAAATGAAACACTTTTTACCGTTAAGGATTTCTATTTTTATGGAACGTTTGGATGGAGGTCTTACTGATAAAGAAACTGCTGAGTCTTCGTCTTAATGATGCTCACCAAAACGAATAATCATGCATTTTTAACGAAAATGTGGTTGTTACACTAACGGGGAGAAATGTAAAGTTTTCTCGCGAGGGAGGTTACTTTAAGGTTATGTCCAAACTTGTATTAAAAAGAGCTTTGAATTTTTTTATATTGGCAGCTACTTTAACAATCGCTGCATCGATAATTACCTACATAATAAATCCAGATGTAAAAGTAGTAATGGAAGGGATAAATAATAGGTCCTCAGACCAAATAAAAGAATCTACAGGTTTAGATAAAGTATGGGCATACGTTGTTAATAACGGATTTATGG
It contains:
- a CDS encoding dihydrolipoamide acetyltransferase family protein, producing MVEFKLPDVGEGMHEGEIISWLVKEGDSVTQDQPVVEVQTDKVNAELSSPITGKIEKILVEEGEVAEVGTTLFTIVPEGTVVEEKNEQMNNENSVEQMKQEKRATPTEINRGRALATPYVRQLAREWKVDLEQVKGTGPAGRITEDDLQRFVNDAKAEVLVQKELVSQEKQKEAPQEKTVTKDLNKPEKRIPMKGIRKKIAEHMVKSVSTIPHVTHVDEMEMGPLKEIREQLKPYAEEKSIKLTFLPFFIKAIVTALKEFETLNASIDDETNEIIVKQYYHIGIATDTKDGLVVPVIKDADRKSIFELAAEISQLATQAREGTLALHQITGSTFTISNVGPIGGMQATPIINHPEVAILALHKMEPRMVVRDWEGVIRLMMNMSLSFDHRIIDGVTAVKFTNRLKELLEKPNLLFMEMS
- the lpdA gene encoding dihydrolipoyl dehydrogenase, with the protein product MVVGEVAVETDVVVIGGGPGGYAAAIRLGQLGKSVVLIEKDALGGVCLNRGCIPSKALIHTANEFHKLPTLRNMGIAIGDTKATIDLGQWQGWKQQIVHQLSSGVAHLCEKNGVTVVKGEATFLSDNRIGVETGGDFETYKFEKAIIATGSRPLIPSFLQVDGSYILDSTAALELTEVPSTLTIVGGGYIGIEMGMAFAKLGTDVTIVEMGEQILPQLASHQAKEVARQAKKIGMTIKTSTKVEKAEIENGKVQIEVTSEKKGTEHIESEKVLVTIGRRPNTENIGLDQAGVSIDERGLIHVDEQCRTNVPHIFAIGDITPGVALAHRASKQGIVAAEVIGGIASAVDSPYIPYVIFSDPQVAGVGLTEAEAKQQGHTVKTGRFPFKANGRALATNETDGFAEVIVDADTHLLLGMHVVSSDASNLIGEGVLALELAARVEDVAMSIHPHPTLTEGWLEAAEAALGHAIHILNK
- a CDS encoding formate--tetrahydrofolate ligase, with product MTTKTQSQVQMKSDIEIAYEAKMVKIEEICANLGLKEEEWEPYGRYKAKLSLDILKKEKTKEAKIILVTSINPTPAGEGKSTVTVGLGQALNKVGKKAIIALREPSLGPTMGIKGGASGGGYSQVMPMEEINLHFTGDLHAITTANNALAALLDNHIHQGNECGLDVRRIVWKRVVDLNDRALRQVTIGLGGPTQGVPREDGFNITVASEIMAILCLATSLEDLKERLARIVVGYRPDKSPVTVKDLGVQGALTLLLKEAIKPNVVQTLENTPAIIHGGPFANIAHGCNSVIATKMASKLGDYVVTEAGFGADLGAEKFLNIKARTADIHPDIVVIVATIRALKMHGGVQKSELTKENVEALSKGIENLQKHIETIQAFGLPLVVAINRFHTDTEQEVKRLTEWCEENDIQVALTEVWEKGGEGGIDLAHTVLDVMDKKESQYTPLYDVKDTVQEKIETIAKKVYGAKGVEFTSAAIKQIKQCEDNGWGDLPICMAKTQYSLSDNPTLLGRPENFTITIREIRASVGAGFIVALTGDVMTMPGLPKQPAALKMDVSKDGVVSGLF
- a CDS encoding DUF4083 family protein, with translation MDTSTFGSIIYQLLAFLILFGIIIGIFYAIRSMTTRNKKLDRIEASIEEVREKLNKEEKE
- a CDS encoding ABC transporter ATP-binding protein, with the translated sequence MVLRAIDLKVYEGQIIGYIGPNGAGKSTTVKIMLGLIEDYFGEVNIFGESIKDNIIYKKRIGYVPETAEIYDSLTACEYLSFIGELYGMEQDIAREKAEKLIATFDLTDVFHTRISSYSKGMRQKVLLISSLLHNPDLLFLDEPLSGLDANSVMIVKEILAQLAAQGKTIFYSSHIMDVVEKISNRIVLLADGRIIADGSFDELKAKSTEGTLEAIFNQLTGFNEHKEIAEQFVSIVQEVR